A portion of the Sphaerochaeta pleomorpha str. Grapes genome contains these proteins:
- a CDS encoding DUF362 domain-containing protein, with protein sequence MKPSDVYFINLRCKDGDSRLTKLERLIKKAGIGKIDMDGKFVAIKIHFGEPGNLAFLRPNYAATVVQVIKELGGRPFLTDCNTLYVGGRKNALDHIDSAYKNGYSPYATGCQVIIADGLKGTDEALIPVPSGEYVKEAKIGRALADADIIVSLAHFKGHEGTGFGGALKNLGMGGGSRAGKMEQHSDGKPYVDQDLCIGCGNCVRICAHDAPVITNRKASIDHDKCVGCGRCIGVCPKDAVQPGDGSSNDKLNCKISEYAMAVCEGKPNFHINVVIDISPFCDCHSENDVSIVPDVGMFASFDPVALDRACVDAVNAQPPIMGSRLGEVPQTQCDHLTNSQSSTNWRVGLDHAQKIGLGTQEYRLVTIQ encoded by the coding sequence ATGAAACCTTCTGATGTATATTTTATCAACTTGCGTTGCAAGGACGGGGACTCCCGCCTGACGAAACTCGAGCGGCTTATCAAGAAAGCCGGTATCGGGAAGATCGATATGGACGGGAAATTCGTAGCCATAAAGATACATTTCGGAGAACCTGGGAATCTGGCCTTTCTCAGGCCAAACTATGCAGCTACCGTTGTACAGGTAATCAAAGAGCTGGGGGGAAGACCCTTTCTCACTGATTGCAACACGTTGTATGTGGGAGGCAGGAAAAATGCCTTGGACCATATCGATAGTGCCTATAAGAACGGATATAGCCCTTATGCAACCGGCTGCCAGGTTATCATCGCCGACGGGCTGAAAGGAACCGATGAGGCTCTTATTCCGGTTCCTAGCGGAGAATATGTCAAGGAAGCAAAGATTGGCAGGGCCCTGGCCGATGCAGATATCATTGTCTCGCTGGCACATTTCAAAGGCCATGAAGGCACCGGTTTTGGAGGTGCACTCAAGAATTTGGGCATGGGAGGCGGTTCGCGTGCAGGTAAAATGGAACAGCATAGCGATGGCAAACCGTATGTAGACCAGGACCTTTGTATCGGATGTGGCAATTGCGTGCGCATCTGTGCCCATGATGCCCCGGTAATTACAAACAGGAAAGCTTCCATTGACCATGACAAATGTGTCGGTTGCGGCCGTTGTATCGGGGTTTGCCCGAAAGATGCAGTACAACCCGGCGATGGCAGTTCCAACGACAAACTTAATTGCAAGATAAGCGAATATGCAATGGCAGTCTGTGAAGGAAAACCTAATTTCCATATCAATGTCGTAATTGATATCTCACCCTTCTGTGACTGCCATAGCGAAAATGATGTTTCTATCGTTCCCGATGTCGGGATGTTCGCTTCTTTCGACCCTGTTGCGTTGGACAGAGCCTGTGTTGATGCAGTGAATGCACAACCCCCTATCATGGGTAGCAGACTGGGAGAGGTACCCCAGACCCAATGCGACCATCTCACCAACAGCCAAAGCTCCACCAATTGGAGGGTAGGACTTGACCATGCCCAAAAAATCGGACTGGGCACCCAAGAATACCGGCTGGTAACGATACAGTAA
- the nagB gene encoding glucosamine-6-phosphate deaminase, with amino-acid sequence MRVIIQNDYENLSLWAARHIANSINAFKPTEAKPFVLGLPTGSSPLGTYAELIRLNKSGYVSFAHVVTFNMDEYVGIPRDHEQSYYTFMWGNLFSHIDIKKENVHILDGNAPDLEAECAAYEASIASFGGIRLFLGGIGSDGHIAFNEPFSSLSSRTRVKSLTYDTKVMNSRFFGNDISMVPERALTVGVKTVTDSQEVVILVNGHSKARALQATIEGGVSQSWTCSALQLHPKAIIVCDEPSCGELKVDTYKYFKDIEQDHLDVKKMLR; translated from the coding sequence ATGCGCGTCATCATTCAAAACGATTATGAAAACCTGTCTTTATGGGCAGCAAGACATATAGCAAATAGCATCAATGCTTTCAAACCCACCGAAGCGAAACCCTTCGTACTTGGACTTCCTACCGGTTCGTCCCCCCTTGGTACGTATGCGGAGTTGATCAGGCTCAATAAAAGCGGGTATGTATCGTTTGCTCATGTAGTAACCTTCAATATGGATGAATATGTGGGAATACCGAGAGACCATGAGCAGAGCTATTACACCTTTATGTGGGGAAATTTATTCAGCCATATAGATATAAAGAAAGAGAATGTGCATATCCTCGATGGAAACGCTCCTGACCTCGAAGCCGAATGTGCTGCCTATGAGGCTTCCATTGCCTCCTTTGGCGGTATCCGGCTGTTCCTTGGCGGCATTGGTTCCGATGGCCATATTGCCTTCAATGAACCGTTCAGTTCCCTCTCAAGCAGGACCCGCGTAAAATCATTGACCTATGATACCAAGGTAATGAACAGCAGATTTTTCGGAAATGATATCAGCATGGTTCCCGAAAGGGCCCTGACCGTTGGGGTAAAGACCGTTACCGACAGCCAGGAAGTTGTAATTCTGGTCAATGGCCATTCGAAGGCCCGCGCCCTGCAGGCTACCATCGAAGGCGGAGTGAGCCAGAGCTGGACCTGTAGCGCCCTGCAACTGCACCCCAAGGCAATCATTGTCTGTGATGAACCTTCCTGTGGTGAGCTCAAGGTCGATACGTACAAATATTTCAAGGATATCGAGCAAGATCACCTTGATGTCAAAAAGATGCTCAGATAA
- the mnmA gene encoding tRNA 2-thiouridine(34) synthase MnmA: MKVLVGMSGGIDSSVAAYLLKQMGHEVVGVTMTIWNGKADLPAPKKSNSCFAPEKTEDIKKTKIICDKIGIEHQVLDLSDLYERVVLKDFQDEYLNGRTPNPCVWCNAKIKFGAMVDYAREKGIQFDKFATGHYARIVEKDGRYGIKRAVDLKKDQSYFLYRLSQEQLASTLFPLGEMVKEDVRKIDVEQGFHDVYQEESQDFYGGDYTDLLDVTNKRGNIVDSKGTVLGQHEGIWHYTIGQRKGLGIAAERPLYVLSLRPQTNEVVVGFEEDTFQRSVTANTVVWGSVDHLEGTQQVQAKIRSTGYPSEAVAHQGEDGSITAVFSLDIKAATTGQSLVLYAGDTILCGGIIEEAI; encoded by the coding sequence ATGAAAGTTCTCGTAGGCATGAGTGGTGGTATCGACTCGTCGGTAGCTGCCTATCTACTCAAGCAGATGGGCCATGAAGTTGTCGGCGTTACCATGACTATCTGGAATGGTAAGGCTGACCTACCGGCACCTAAAAAATCAAATAGCTGCTTTGCGCCTGAAAAGACGGAAGATATAAAAAAAACAAAGATAATCTGCGATAAAATAGGGATTGAGCATCAGGTACTCGATCTGAGCGATCTCTATGAAAGGGTAGTCCTCAAGGATTTCCAGGATGAATATCTCAACGGAAGGACCCCGAACCCCTGTGTATGGTGCAATGCGAAGATTAAATTCGGTGCAATGGTTGACTATGCCCGGGAGAAAGGAATCCAGTTTGATAAGTTTGCGACCGGGCATTATGCAAGGATCGTCGAGAAAGACGGTCGCTATGGTATAAAGAGGGCTGTCGATCTGAAAAAGGACCAGTCCTATTTTCTCTATAGACTCAGCCAGGAACAGCTTGCATCCACTCTTTTCCCCCTGGGGGAAATGGTCAAGGAAGATGTCCGGAAAATTGATGTGGAACAAGGATTCCATGATGTATATCAGGAAGAAAGCCAGGATTTTTACGGCGGGGACTATACCGACTTGTTGGATGTAACCAATAAAAGAGGAAATATCGTCGACAGCAAAGGGACTGTACTGGGACAGCATGAGGGAATCTGGCATTATACCATCGGACAGCGCAAAGGCCTTGGGATAGCTGCCGAACGACCCCTCTATGTCCTTTCTTTGAGACCCCAGACCAACGAGGTTGTGGTCGGATTCGAAGAAGACACCTTCCAGCGCTCCGTTACCGCAAATACTGTTGTATGGGGCTCTGTGGATCACCTTGAGGGGACCCAGCAGGTCCAGGCCAAGATCAGGTCGACAGGGTATCCCAGCGAGGCCGTGGCCCACCAGGGTGAAGATGGTTCCATCACCGCAGTGTTCTCTTTGGATATAAAGGCTGCGACCACTGGGCAGTCCCTGGTCCTGTATGCTGGGGATACCATTCTTTGTGGCGGTATTATCGAGGAAGCTATCTGA
- the xdhA gene encoding xanthine dehydrogenase subunit XdhA, whose translation MNIIGTPLNRVDAHEKVSGKAKYTSDLVTGHALIAKVLHSTIANGVVKSFDLTEAWAVSGVIDIVTCFDVPDIQFPTAGHPWSTEKKHQDIADRKLLNKRVRFYGDDIAAVIAEDEISAIEAVRKIKVTYEQYAPILTIEDAMKSGAMAIHEEKPDNVVVKSSYEVGSFDEASKEPDLIKIEGDYDTPIVQHCHIENANSFAYMENGKIVVVSSTQIPHIVRRVCSQALGIGHGDIRIIKPYIGGGFGNKQDALTEPLNAFLTTRVGGRLVHLEYTREETFNCTRVRHAMKFHIVSYVRKDGSFAARSIVAYSNQGAYASHAHALVANAVNGFRMMYPVGAIKGEAYTVYTNLPTAGAMRAYGIPQIGFALESHIEDIVSKAGFDSIAFRKQNMMKLGYVDPGTTITCHSTGLDECIDKGEHYLHYKEKRALYANQTGPVRKGVGMAIFNYKTGVYPIALETSACRMLLNQDGSLQLQMGATEIGQGADTVFSMMAAETIGLSVDKVHIISKQDTDVTPYDTGAYASRQTYVAGMAVKKTAESFKAKLLEFAAFMLKKEAFDLDIKDNFIVHKNKDEHLLSVAEVAMESCYSMTNSRHIAAEETHHCTDNTYSFGVCFVEIEVDIPMCQVRVLDIINVHDSGRIINHQTAQGQVHGGMSMGLGYGLYEHLEFDKKTGRMLNDNLLDYKLMTALDTPELQVAFVETEDPTGPYGNKSLGEPPVIPVAPAIRNALLNATGVAVDSIPLNPEKLFFAFENAGLIK comes from the coding sequence ATGAACATAATCGGAACACCTTTGAACAGGGTAGATGCACATGAGAAAGTTTCAGGTAAAGCAAAATATACAAGCGATTTGGTCACAGGCCATGCGTTGATAGCAAAAGTTTTGCATAGCACCATCGCAAACGGAGTGGTCAAATCCTTCGACCTCACTGAGGCCTGGGCAGTTAGCGGGGTTATCGACATCGTAACGTGTTTCGATGTACCGGACATCCAGTTCCCCACAGCCGGGCATCCATGGTCGACAGAAAAGAAACATCAGGATATTGCGGACAGGAAACTACTGAACAAACGAGTCAGGTTTTATGGCGATGACATTGCAGCGGTAATTGCGGAAGATGAAATCTCAGCAATCGAGGCAGTAAGGAAAATCAAGGTTACCTACGAGCAATACGCTCCAATCCTCACCATCGAGGATGCAATGAAGAGCGGTGCCATGGCAATCCATGAAGAGAAACCAGACAATGTAGTCGTCAAATCTTCCTATGAGGTCGGTTCCTTCGACGAAGCTAGCAAAGAACCTGACCTGATCAAAATCGAAGGCGACTACGACACCCCTATCGTCCAGCATTGCCATATTGAGAATGCAAACTCATTCGCCTATATGGAGAATGGTAAAATCGTCGTGGTTAGCTCCACCCAAATCCCACACATTGTCCGCAGGGTATGTTCCCAGGCCCTTGGCATCGGGCATGGCGATATCCGGATTATCAAGCCCTATATAGGGGGAGGATTCGGAAACAAGCAGGATGCACTCACCGAGCCGCTGAATGCCTTTCTTACCACACGGGTGGGAGGACGGCTTGTCCACTTGGAATACACCAGGGAAGAAACCTTCAACTGCACAAGGGTTCGCCATGCAATGAAATTCCATATCGTCAGTTATGTCCGCAAGGACGGAAGCTTTGCAGCCCGTTCCATCGTTGCTTACTCCAACCAAGGCGCTTATGCTTCGCATGCACACGCTTTAGTTGCCAATGCAGTCAACGGCTTCCGTATGATGTACCCGGTAGGGGCTATCAAGGGTGAGGCCTACACCGTCTACACCAACCTGCCTACCGCAGGGGCCATGCGTGCCTATGGAATTCCCCAGATCGGTTTTGCTCTGGAGTCCCACATCGAGGACATTGTTTCAAAAGCAGGTTTCGACTCCATCGCTTTCAGGAAACAAAACATGATGAAACTCGGGTATGTCGACCCGGGTACTACCATCACCTGCCATTCCACGGGATTGGACGAATGCATCGACAAGGGGGAGCACTATCTCCACTACAAGGAAAAACGCGCACTCTATGCAAACCAGACCGGCCCTGTCAGAAAAGGTGTCGGAATGGCTATATTCAACTACAAGACAGGCGTCTATCCCATAGCGCTCGAAACTTCTGCCTGCCGTATGCTTCTCAACCAAGATGGGTCGTTACAGCTGCAGATGGGAGCGACTGAGATCGGCCAGGGGGCAGACACTGTCTTCTCCATGATGGCCGCCGAGACCATTGGCCTATCTGTCGACAAAGTGCATATCATCAGTAAACAAGATACCGATGTAACCCCCTATGATACAGGTGCCTATGCATCCAGGCAGACGTATGTTGCCGGGATGGCGGTTAAAAAGACAGCCGAAAGTTTCAAGGCAAAGCTCCTTGAATTTGCAGCTTTCATGTTGAAGAAAGAAGCCTTCGACCTGGATATCAAAGATAACTTCATTGTCCACAAAAACAAGGATGAGCATTTGCTTTCTGTCGCAGAAGTGGCTATGGAATCCTGCTATAGCATGACGAACTCCCGACACATCGCCGCAGAAGAAACCCATCACTGTACGGACAACACCTACTCCTTCGGCGTCTGTTTTGTCGAAATCGAGGTCGATATCCCTATGTGCCAGGTACGGGTACTCGATATCATCAACGTCCATGATTCAGGTAGGATTATCAACCACCAGACAGCCCAGGGGCAGGTGCATGGCGGCATGAGCATGGGTCTTGGCTACGGACTGTATGAACATCTGGAATTTGACAAGAAGACCGGACGGATGCTGAACGACAATCTCCTTGACTATAAGTTGATGACAGCGCTCGACACTCCGGAACTACAGGTCGCATTCGTTGAGACAGAGGATCCTACAGGGCCTTACGGGAACAAATCGTTGGGAGAACCACCTGTAATTCCCGTGGCCCCTGCTATACGCAATGCCCTGCTCAACGCTACCGGCGTTGCAGTCGATTCGATTCCTCTCAATCCCGAGAAACTGTTCTTTGCGTTTGAGAATGCAGGATTAATCAAATAA